A genomic segment from Biomphalaria glabrata chromosome 16, xgBioGlab47.1, whole genome shotgun sequence encodes:
- the LOC129923246 gene encoding piggyBac transposable element-derived protein 4-like isoform X2, whose amino-acid sequence MDSDSDYQPETDVDSSDDEVWELIDSSDDSDDENIPPNSTLNATQPNVNYGYDVLDTMPEAPASFLPERVPGIQLDQVRTRDSAKQFFRAIDFFKLYFTMDIVLQICQYTNTYATEHGLQKPSVFQSWYKLSPDEFYRFCGLIMYAGIVQVPNIERFWSTKSLYNGLWARAFMSRD is encoded by the exons ATGGACTCAGATTCGGATTATCAGCCTGAAACTGATGTAGATTCAAGTGATGATGAAGTCTGGGAACTCATTGACTCTTCAGATGATTCAGATGATGAGAATATTCCACCCAACAGCACTCTGAATGCGACACAGCCAAACGT AAACTATGGCTATGATGTGCTGGACACTATGCCAGAGGCCCCAGCAAGCTTTCTTCCAGAAAGGGTCCCTGGTATACAGCTTGACCAAGTTAGGACACGAGACTCTGCTAAACAATTTTTCAGAGCTATTgacttttttaaactttattttacaatggaTATTGTTTTGCAAATCTGTCAGTACACCAACACCTATGCAACTGAACATGGACTGCAGAAACCAAGTGTGTTCCAGAGTTGGTATAAACTAAGCCCTGACGAATTCTACAGATTCTGTGGACTTATCATGTATGCTGGCATTGTTCAGGTCCCCAACATTGAGCGATTCTGGTCAACCAAATCTCTATACAATGGACTTTGGGCAAGAGCCTTTATGTCACGTGACTGA
- the LOC129923246 gene encoding piggyBac transposable element-derived protein 4-like isoform X1: protein MCFIKVSNPLTEDPNDKLCKVRMLTTYIRMKCIKLYKPHQNVSIDERMVRKKGKYAFRQYIRDKPTKWGMKLWILADSLSGYTYDFDIYLGKQDNGPFGLACGVVMKLTKSISRQGYRLFFDNFYTSVQLLKDLWFIGIGACGTVLRTRKGFPNAIKDVKNFEKKSKRGDMRWIRDGQLLTVQWRDNKTISLMSTIHDANDSVTAKRRTKTNGQFENLTVNQPTIVHDYNKYMGGVDKSDQLINKYNVLRKTNKYWKTIFFHMLDIARVNSYILFQDWRDKNKDVPELKRPTRYGQLNFTEELIRELGDIGIDDPVPIASKPSVHFKHAMDPQFMDKRGNCKLCYSNEKIVRRTSVKCKVCDVFVCFQKERNCLSQYHKLL, encoded by the coding sequence ATGTGTTTTATTAAAGTGTCAAATCCACTTACAGAGGATCCCAATGATAAACTCTGTAAAGTGAGAATGTTAACGACATACATTAGAATGAAATGTATAAAGCTTTACAAACCTCATCAAAATGTCTCTATTGATGAAAGAATGGTTCGGAAAAAAGGTAAATATGCATTTCGACAATACATTCGAGACAAGCCAACAAAGTGGGGCATGAAACTGTGGATCCTTGCTGATTCTTTAAGTGGGTATACCTatgattttgatatttatttagGAAAGCAGGATAATGGCCCTTTTGGATTAGCTTGTGGGGTGGTGATGAAGTtaactaaatctatatctaggcAAGGGTATAGGCTTTTTTTTGATAACTTTTATACTAGTGTCCAATTATTAAAAGATCTTTGGTTTATAGGGATTGGAGCATGTGGAACTGTTCTTAGGACCAGAAAAGGTTTTCCTAATGCTATAAAAGAtgttaaaaattttgaaaaaaaatctaaaagggGAGACATGAGATGGATCAGGGATGGACAGTTATTGACAGTTCAGTGGAGAGACAATAAGACCATATCATTAATGTCAACTATTCATGATGCCAATGACAGTGTAACAGCTAAACGACGGACTAAAACGAATGGACAGTTTGAAAATTTGACTGTGAATCAACCAACTATTGTACATGACTATAATAAATACATGGGGGGTGTTGACAAAAGTGACCagctaattaataaatataatgtacttcgtaaaacaaataaatattggaagactattttttttcatatgttaGATATAGCTAGGGTTAATTCCTATATTCTTTTTCAAGACTGGAGGgacaaaaataaagatgtaCCTGAGCTGAAAAGACCCACAAGATATGGCCAACTTAATTTTACTGAAGAATTAATTAGAGAGTTAGGAGATATAGGTATTGACGATCCTGTACCAATCGCGTCTAAGCCCTCTGTTCATTTTAAGCATGCAATGGATCCACAGTTTATGGATAAGAGAGGGAACTGTAAATTATGTTACAGTAATGAAAAAATAGTTAGAAGAACTAGTGTTAAATGCAAGGTGTGTgatgtgtttgtatgttttcaaaaagaaagaaactgttTGTCTCAGTACCACAAATTACTATAA